The following proteins come from a genomic window of Alicyclobacillus dauci:
- a CDS encoding low molecular weight protein-tyrosine-phosphatase: MIRVLFICLGNICRSPMAEAVFRKMLRERHLESSVTVDSAGLGGWHAGDPPHQGTRQVLDDHGISYEGISSRQVRRDELKSYDYVIAMDEANMEGLARLGLSPSDNVTRLLELVPDVPEKDVPDPYYDNRFDYVYELVERGCRALLLRVEADLASK; this comes from the coding sequence ATGATTCGTGTCTTGTTTATCTGTTTGGGTAACATTTGCAGGTCTCCTATGGCTGAAGCGGTGTTTCGCAAGATGCTCCGGGAACGCCATTTGGAATCGAGCGTCACGGTGGATTCGGCCGGACTAGGAGGTTGGCACGCCGGCGATCCGCCGCACCAAGGCACACGACAGGTACTCGATGACCACGGGATTTCCTACGAGGGAATTTCCAGTCGGCAGGTTCGCCGTGATGAGCTGAAGTCTTATGATTACGTGATAGCCATGGATGAGGCAAATATGGAAGGGCTTGCTCGCTTGGGTCTCTCACCATCCGACAATGTAACGCGTTTGCTGGAACTCGTCCCGGACGTACCTGAAAAGGATGTGCCGGACCCTTATTACGACAACCGTTTTGACTACGTGTACGAGCTCGTGGAGCGTGGCTGTCGCGCGTTGTTGTTAAGGGTGGAAGCGGATCTTGCGTCAAAATAG
- the bshB2 gene encoding bacillithiol biosynthesis deacetylase BshB2: MQKERHLLLVFPHPDDESFGKAGTVILFTKAGTPATLICGTLGEMGRNMGKPAFATRESLPLIRKAELEDACQALGIDDLRLLGLRDKTVEFEDPEEIADKIEAVIREVNPSIVMTYYPKYGVHPDHDALSEATVRAVKRLPKSERPVIYASAVTNNASEVLGPPDFEFDVSEVYEEKMAAMRAHKSQYESMFSQMEQQMASDPKVRAEIEANLTKERFWIYHIED; this comes from the coding sequence ATGCAAAAAGAGCGTCACTTACTACTTGTATTCCCGCATCCTGATGACGAATCGTTCGGTAAGGCCGGGACGGTCATCCTGTTTACGAAGGCGGGTACGCCGGCAACTTTGATTTGTGGGACACTGGGCGAAATGGGCCGCAACATGGGAAAACCGGCTTTTGCCACGCGTGAAAGTCTGCCGCTTATTCGGAAAGCCGAACTGGAAGACGCCTGTCAGGCACTCGGCATAGACGACTTGCGTTTACTGGGCCTTCGCGATAAGACGGTAGAGTTTGAGGACCCGGAAGAGATCGCGGACAAAATTGAGGCAGTCATCCGCGAAGTGAACCCATCTATCGTGATGACATATTATCCAAAGTACGGTGTTCATCCCGATCACGACGCCCTCTCAGAAGCAACCGTCCGGGCCGTTAAGCGACTGCCGAAGTCGGAGCGACCTGTCATTTACGCTTCTGCTGTCACGAATAATGCAAGTGAGGTCCTTGGTCCGCCGGACTTCGAATTCGATGTGTCGGAGGTTTACGAGGAGAAGATGGCCGCGATGCGTGCACATAAGTCTCAATACGAGAGCATGTTTTCGCAGATGGAACAACAGATGGCGAGCGATCCAAAGGTGCGCGCCGAGATCGAAGCAAATCTGACAAAAGAACGTTTTTGGATATATCATATCGAAGACTAA
- a CDS encoding YojF family protein — MQSIDRDSVQSELSRYLNQEVYLHLETTNGAYAAHRFGQPMAVCAYIRNGKVKFHRATITGDEKPYRVGLKMEDGWIYAQGLTDFEIDEKGRLLLAGHDDEGRLAISMELSKTPFPMGVIDGEEA; from the coding sequence GTGCAATCGATTGACCGCGATTCCGTACAGTCTGAACTGTCCCGATACCTAAATCAAGAAGTGTATCTGCACTTGGAGACAACGAACGGTGCCTATGCAGCGCATCGTTTCGGTCAGCCAATGGCCGTTTGCGCCTATATTCGCAATGGGAAAGTGAAATTTCACCGTGCAACCATAACTGGTGATGAGAAGCCCTATCGTGTGGGCTTGAAGATGGAAGACGGTTGGATTTATGCTCAAGGGTTAACGGACTTTGAGATAGACGAAAAAGGCCGATTGCTTCTTGCTGGCCACGATGATGAAGGTCGTCTTGCAATCTCAATGGAGTTGTCAAAGACACCCTTTCCGATGGGCGTCATCGATGGGGAGGAGGCTTGA
- the pruA gene encoding L-glutamate gamma-semialdehyde dehydrogenase, whose protein sequence is MPYRNEPPIDFTTAPHKDKLLAALEQVKAQFGKTYPLYINGKQIQTENPLASVNPAKHREVVGYVSQANQKHIDEAIDAAKKAFESWRHTSFEERAMYLMKAAEIMRRRKPELMAWQIYESGKNWAEADGDVNEAIDFLEYYARQAIRLGKGVEVEPYPGEDNRMMYLPLGVGVVIPPWNFPLAILTGTTVAALVTGNTVLLKPSPLSSVMAAKFVEIMDELRLPAGVLNFVPGPPEEIGDYMVGHKDVRFVSFTGSKTTGLHIDETAHKKAEGQRWIKRVVAEMGGKDGIVVDETSDPEEAAAAIVASAFGFQGQKCSAGSRAIIHEAIYDKVVEHIVEKAKALSVGAPAENFAVGPVIDEKSFAKVTGYIEIGKKEAKLVLGGTADDSEGYFVNPTVFIDAAPDARIMQEEIFGPVLAVCKVKSFEEGIEVFNNTEYGLTGSVFSRLRERLEYARQNMDCGNLYLNRKCTGSLVGIQPFGGFNMSGTDAKAGGPDYLLNFVQPKTVTEQF, encoded by the coding sequence ATGCCTTACCGCAACGAGCCGCCAATCGATTTTACAACTGCTCCACACAAGGACAAGTTGTTGGCTGCTCTTGAACAAGTAAAAGCACAGTTTGGCAAGACGTACCCGTTGTACATTAACGGCAAACAAATCCAAACGGAGAACCCATTGGCGTCCGTCAACCCCGCAAAGCACCGGGAAGTTGTCGGTTATGTTAGTCAAGCGAATCAAAAGCACATTGATGAGGCAATTGACGCGGCAAAGAAAGCGTTTGAGAGCTGGCGCCATACCTCTTTCGAAGAACGCGCAATGTACCTCATGAAGGCCGCTGAGATCATGCGCCGCCGCAAGCCGGAGCTCATGGCCTGGCAAATTTATGAATCCGGTAAGAACTGGGCCGAAGCGGATGGCGATGTCAACGAAGCAATCGACTTTCTGGAGTATTATGCGCGTCAAGCGATCCGGCTCGGCAAAGGTGTTGAAGTTGAGCCATACCCTGGCGAAGACAATCGCATGATGTATTTGCCGCTTGGTGTCGGTGTGGTCATTCCCCCTTGGAATTTCCCACTTGCCATTCTGACGGGGACGACGGTTGCAGCGTTGGTAACCGGGAACACGGTGCTCTTGAAACCGTCTCCGCTCTCATCGGTCATGGCAGCCAAGTTTGTGGAGATCATGGACGAACTGCGCTTGCCTGCGGGTGTCTTGAACTTCGTTCCAGGTCCTCCGGAGGAAATTGGCGATTACATGGTCGGGCACAAAGATGTTCGGTTTGTGTCCTTTACCGGATCGAAGACGACTGGTCTTCACATCGACGAAACAGCTCATAAAAAAGCTGAAGGCCAGCGCTGGATCAAGCGCGTCGTCGCAGAAATGGGCGGCAAAGATGGCATCGTGGTCGACGAGACGTCAGACCCCGAAGAGGCAGCTGCAGCAATCGTCGCGTCGGCGTTTGGCTTCCAAGGACAAAAGTGCTCTGCTGGATCTCGCGCCATTATTCACGAGGCCATCTATGACAAAGTGGTTGAACACATTGTTGAGAAGGCAAAGGCGCTCTCTGTGGGAGCCCCGGCTGAAAACTTTGCCGTGGGACCGGTCATTGATGAGAAATCTTTCGCTAAGGTTACGGGGTATATCGAGATCGGCAAGAAGGAAGCCAAGCTCGTGCTCGGCGGAACAGCGGACGACTCGGAAGGATACTTCGTCAACCCGACTGTATTTATCGATGCGGCTCCGGACGCTCGGATTATGCAGGAAGAGATTTTTGGACCTGTCCTCGCGGTCTGTAAAGTAAAATCCTTCGAAGAGGGCATCGAAGTGTTCAATAACACGGAGTATGGACTCACAGGGTCTGTCTTCTCGCGCCTGCGTGAAAGGCTTGAATACGCGCGCCAGAACATGGATTGCGGCAACTTGTATTTGAACCGCAAGTGCACCGGTTCGCTTGTAGGTATCCAGCCGTTCGGCGGTTTTAACATGTCAGGCACGGATGCAAAAGCCGGCGGTCCGGATTACCTGCTCAATTTCGTTCAACCAAAGACGGTTACCGAGCAGTTTTAA
- a CDS encoding cupin domain-containing protein, whose amino-acid sequence MNAKKWISTLNLERHPEGGYYRELYHSDVWLDDESTRLRYGGERRSATSIYFLLESGDVSRFHRLKSDEIWYFHSGTALTVHVIAPDGTYSKHPLGLGLSNGEEPQICIPRNHIFGATVNATTPDDYAFVSCMVSPGFDFADFELFEQDDLLRQYPQHSEIIRRLTK is encoded by the coding sequence ATGAATGCGAAAAAATGGATTTCCACACTGAACCTGGAACGTCACCCAGAAGGCGGCTATTATCGCGAGTTGTACCACTCCGACGTGTGGCTCGATGACGAGTCAACACGGCTTCGCTACGGCGGAGAGCGCCGCAGCGCGACATCCATCTACTTCCTGCTAGAATCCGGCGATGTGTCACGGTTTCACCGCTTAAAGTCGGACGAAATCTGGTACTTTCATTCTGGAACTGCACTGACCGTGCACGTCATTGCGCCAGATGGAACCTATTCCAAACATCCGCTCGGGCTCGGCTTGTCAAATGGTGAGGAACCACAGATTTGCATCCCGCGCAACCACATATTCGGTGCGACCGTGAATGCAACGACACCAGACGACTATGCATTTGTCAGCTGCATGGTGTCGCCTGGATTTGACTTCGCAGACTTTGAGCTGTTTGAACAGGATGATTTACTGCGTCAATATCCACAGCACAGCGAGATCATTCGCCGCTTGACGAAGTGA
- a CDS encoding GNAT family N-acetyltransferase — protein MNVEIIHVTKNADLDECIAIRREVFVDEQGVSEEEEIDEQDVVGVGHHLYVRDDAGVPVATARYKRYDDETAKIQRVAVRKPYRAGGYGRVVMEAIEQMAKSDGFRAAVLDAQCHAEGFYKKLGYTTISENPFLDAGILHVRMKKPLTSSSGE, from the coding sequence ATGAATGTGGAAATCATCCATGTGACGAAAAATGCCGATCTCGACGAGTGCATCGCCATTCGTCGTGAAGTGTTTGTGGACGAGCAGGGGGTTAGTGAGGAAGAGGAGATAGATGAGCAGGACGTTGTGGGCGTCGGCCATCATCTCTACGTTCGAGATGATGCTGGAGTTCCAGTTGCCACTGCAAGGTACAAGCGATATGACGACGAAACGGCGAAAATTCAGCGAGTTGCCGTTCGCAAGCCCTATCGTGCCGGTGGGTATGGACGTGTGGTGATGGAAGCCATTGAACAGATGGCGAAGTCTGACGGGTTCCGCGCAGCGGTGCTTGACGCTCAATGCCACGCGGAAGGGTTCTACAAGAAGTTAGGATACACGACCATCAGTGAGAATCCATTTTTGGACGCAGGAATTTTACACGTCCGTATGAAAAAGCCGCTCACTTCGTCAAGCGGCGAATGA
- a CDS encoding asparaginase, which yields MGNESSGNRKIVVINTGGTIAMELDEGTDAVSVGNEQPLHRLEPLLSQYAQSEMIDLFQVPSPHMTPAMMEELADVVRTQLASEHVSGVVITHGTDTLEETAYYLDLTVASDKPIVVTGAMRSSNEVGADGPVNLIESIRVAADPRSEGRGTLVVFNDEIHAARFVTKTHTSNVSTFQSPSYGPIGFVTARGVSYHQPVSRSKTYHFTSPRTVHIPLVKMVAGEEAAWLEWLLDLKIDGVIVEAFGAGNVPPSVVPVIQRLCDRQLPVVIVSRCYNGYVQDVYGYEGGGKQLRDLGCIFSNGLNGQKARIRLLVLCAAGVKVDEMQDHFQF from the coding sequence ATGGGGAATGAGTCGAGCGGGAACCGCAAAATTGTCGTCATTAATACTGGTGGTACCATTGCCATGGAGTTGGATGAAGGGACAGATGCCGTTTCAGTCGGCAACGAACAGCCACTTCATCGGCTTGAGCCGCTCTTGTCGCAGTATGCGCAAAGTGAAATGATCGATCTGTTCCAAGTGCCTAGCCCCCACATGACACCGGCCATGATGGAGGAACTGGCCGACGTCGTCCGAACTCAACTGGCAAGTGAACACGTGTCGGGCGTGGTCATCACGCACGGCACAGATACGCTGGAAGAAACAGCTTACTATCTGGATTTAACGGTTGCGTCTGACAAACCGATTGTGGTGACTGGTGCCATGCGCTCCAGCAATGAAGTGGGCGCCGACGGTCCTGTCAATTTGATAGAGTCGATTCGCGTTGCGGCAGACCCGCGAAGCGAAGGACGCGGCACGCTCGTCGTCTTCAACGACGAAATCCACGCAGCGCGGTTTGTCACCAAAACGCATACTAGCAATGTGTCGACATTTCAGTCACCGTCGTACGGCCCAATTGGGTTCGTGACTGCGCGGGGAGTGAGTTACCATCAGCCTGTGTCGAGATCGAAAACGTATCACTTCACGTCACCGCGAACCGTCCATATTCCACTGGTAAAGATGGTGGCGGGAGAGGAGGCAGCCTGGCTGGAATGGCTGCTCGATTTGAAGATAGACGGCGTCATCGTCGAGGCTTTTGGTGCGGGAAACGTTCCACCGTCCGTCGTGCCCGTCATTCAGCGCCTGTGTGACAGGCAATTACCGGTTGTCATCGTCTCGCGCTGTTATAACGGATACGTCCAGGATGTCTACGGATATGAGGGCGGGGGCAAGCAGTTGCGTGATTTGGGGTGCATTTTTTCAAACGGGTTAAATGGACAGAAAGCGCGAATTCGTCTACTCGTCCTGTGCGCGGCTGGCGTAAAAGTCGACGAGATGCAGGATCATTTTCAGTTTTGA
- a CDS encoding MFS transporter — MEYIEQGSKAYRRVNLALFFGAFVIFANLYAVQPLLPKFTTTFHIHPATASLSLSVSTLMMACGQLVAGSLSEAFGRRPVMIVSLVAVSITSLLSAFAPNFDWFLAARTLQGFALAGLPAAAMAYLGEEIHPNHLGAAMGLYISGNSVGGMVGRLLAALVALVSWRFSIFMVGMIGAVITLWFWRNVPESRHFHAQPLRMRALSRTLLHHLRDPGLVVLFGMGFVLMGGFVTLYNYMPFRLSGQPYVVPESLIAWLFLLYVVGTWSSTWMGKLADKYGRRRILWFGMGIYALGDAVTLIHPLGFQFLGVALVTF, encoded by the coding sequence ATGGAATACATAGAACAGGGCAGCAAGGCTTATCGCCGCGTAAACCTAGCTCTGTTTTTTGGTGCGTTCGTCATCTTCGCAAATCTCTATGCTGTTCAGCCATTATTACCGAAATTTACAACCACATTTCACATTCATCCCGCAACTGCTTCCTTGTCTCTTTCGGTATCCACGTTGATGATGGCCTGCGGACAGCTGGTGGCCGGATCTCTGTCCGAAGCGTTCGGAAGGCGGCCGGTGATGATCGTCTCGCTCGTCGCAGTGAGCATCACAAGCCTGTTGTCCGCATTCGCACCAAACTTCGACTGGTTTCTTGCGGCAAGAACACTTCAGGGATTCGCCCTCGCTGGACTGCCCGCTGCAGCCATGGCCTATCTAGGTGAGGAAATCCATCCAAATCACTTAGGTGCTGCCATGGGTCTGTACATCAGCGGCAACTCTGTCGGCGGAATGGTAGGGCGGTTACTCGCTGCACTCGTCGCACTCGTCTCCTGGAGATTTTCCATATTTATGGTTGGCATGATCGGTGCGGTCATTACGCTGTGGTTTTGGCGAAATGTCCCGGAATCGCGTCACTTTCATGCACAGCCGCTGCGTATGCGGGCACTTTCGCGAACGCTCCTACACCATCTCCGCGACCCGGGATTGGTTGTGCTGTTTGGCATGGGGTTTGTATTGATGGGCGGATTCGTGACGCTCTACAATTACATGCCGTTCCGGCTCAGCGGGCAGCCATATGTCGTTCCGGAATCGCTCATTGCGTGGTTGTTTCTTTTGTATGTCGTCGGTACCTGGAGCTCAACCTGGATGGGCAAACTGGCGGACAAATACGGCCGACGCAGAATCCTCTGGTTTGGTATGGGGATCTACGCGCTGGGTGATGCCGTCACACTCATCCATCCGCTCGGATTCCAGTTCCTCGGCGTCGCACTCGTGACATTTTGA
- a CDS encoding MFS transporter → MSQVTRQTKQDEPTRVKRRGLFLFTIALGVLLNPLNSSLIAVAMTRFQHVFHVSFTTASWLISSYYLASAIAQPIMGRLADLLGRKRLFLIGLVLVAGSCILAPFSPSFAWLIVFRLIQSFGSGAVYPAGMGIVQHVITERQSQALAILAVFSSGAAAFGPSIGGIAMHYFDWQGIFWVNFPFTIASFLFAIWVLPSDRRSRRTTNAPTTDANRSRSVIQQMDIPGILLFTVGIVAALLFLLSLTGHIRWWALPLSVLGFAAFSWREQRTRHPFLSFNLFRQNLPLTGVLVQFTVVNIIFYSVFFGMPTYLQEVRLFDTQQTGLLMLCIAGFSVITSPITGRWVAKSGSRPPLILAGCLMVTGSLLYLTLHGHSPVWWLVIVLSVMGLSNGFNNVGLQTALFRVSPKEIISTASGLFQMARYMGTILSTILLGFLFGPHLSTANLHTLGIVLVAMGCLVIFMSWRLPRTS, encoded by the coding sequence TTGAGCCAAGTCACACGTCAAACGAAACAAGACGAGCCGACCCGGGTAAAGCGCCGTGGCCTATTCTTATTCACTATCGCTTTAGGTGTGCTTCTTAATCCACTGAACTCGTCGCTCATTGCTGTGGCGATGACCCGATTCCAGCACGTGTTCCATGTCAGTTTCACAACGGCCTCATGGCTTATCTCATCCTATTACCTTGCGAGCGCCATCGCTCAGCCCATCATGGGCCGCCTCGCTGATCTGCTCGGACGCAAACGGCTATTTCTCATCGGTCTAGTACTCGTTGCGGGATCGTGTATTTTAGCGCCCTTCTCGCCAAGTTTTGCGTGGCTCATCGTGTTTCGCCTCATTCAATCGTTCGGCAGCGGTGCCGTTTACCCAGCCGGGATGGGCATCGTACAACACGTGATCACCGAACGCCAGTCGCAAGCCCTGGCCATCTTGGCTGTATTTTCGTCCGGCGCTGCGGCCTTTGGCCCGTCGATCGGTGGTATCGCCATGCATTATTTCGACTGGCAGGGCATTTTCTGGGTCAACTTTCCCTTTACCATCGCCAGTTTTCTCTTTGCCATTTGGGTCCTGCCGTCGGATCGCCGGTCCCGCCGAACCACCAATGCCCCCACCACTGATGCCAATCGATCGCGGTCGGTCATTCAACAAATGGACATCCCCGGGATTCTCTTGTTCACCGTCGGGATCGTCGCAGCTCTTCTGTTTTTGCTCTCCCTGACTGGACACATTCGCTGGTGGGCACTGCCGCTCTCCGTCCTTGGGTTCGCGGCCTTTAGCTGGCGCGAGCAACGTACTCGGCATCCGTTCCTCAGCTTCAATCTGTTTCGTCAGAACTTGCCATTAACTGGCGTACTGGTGCAGTTTACTGTCGTCAACATTATCTTCTACTCCGTATTCTTCGGGATGCCCACCTACTTGCAGGAAGTCCGCCTGTTCGATACGCAACAAACGGGCTTGCTGATGCTCTGTATCGCCGGATTCAGCGTCATCACGTCTCCTATCACGGGTCGGTGGGTGGCCAAGTCGGGATCGCGTCCGCCGCTCATTTTAGCCGGGTGTCTCATGGTTACGGGGAGTCTTCTGTATTTGACGTTGCACGGCCACAGTCCAGTCTGGTGGCTGGTGATTGTACTGTCCGTCATGGGGCTGAGCAATGGCTTCAACAACGTTGGCCTGCAAACCGCTCTGTTTCGTGTCAGCCCGAAGGAAATCATCAGCACGGCATCGGGCTTGTTTCAAATGGCGCGGTACATGGGAACAATCTTATCAACGATCCTTCTCGGGTTCCTGTTCGGACCGCACCTGTCGACCGCTAACCTGCACACCCTTGGAATTGTGCTGGTAGCAATGGGCTGCCTTGTCATCTTCATGAGCTGGCGATTGCCGAGAACTTCGTAG
- the uvsE gene encoding UV DNA damage repair endonuclease UvsE, with translation MLVRFGFVAMALNLQNASPSKTITLTTFNKIQDTNAAKQRVVGLAKENLAHTLRILKYAFYEDIHVYRFSSKLIPLYGHEVTSSLDFMALLAEPFADIGQYVKEHQMRVSFHPDHFTVLNSPKVDIFDRSVADLNRHVDMLEAMGLDERSKLNIHVGGGYGDKASAIERLIDNWTRVPKRIRDRVIFENDDKTYTAADTLRICHELSVPMTLDVHHHNCNHEEGVNLATILGGIFSTWLDTGLQPIVHFSSPKSEKEFRAHADAIDADALCSFLDIAREHNTDIDVMIEAKLKDQALKQLMRDLRNRPHVEVLDGGTIRYRP, from the coding sequence ATGCTTGTTCGCTTCGGCTTTGTGGCGATGGCACTGAATTTACAAAATGCGTCACCGTCAAAGACGATCACGTTGACCACATTTAACAAAATCCAGGACACAAATGCAGCCAAGCAACGAGTCGTCGGACTTGCCAAGGAAAACCTCGCTCACACATTACGAATTCTCAAATATGCTTTTTACGAAGATATCCATGTCTACCGGTTTTCCTCAAAACTCATTCCGCTGTACGGCCATGAAGTCACGTCCAGTCTAGACTTCATGGCCCTTTTAGCAGAGCCTTTCGCAGACATTGGACAATACGTCAAGGAACACCAAATGCGCGTGAGTTTTCACCCGGACCACTTCACAGTCTTGAATTCCCCGAAGGTAGACATCTTTGACCGATCCGTTGCCGATCTCAACCGCCACGTCGATATGCTCGAGGCGATGGGCCTGGACGAGCGTTCCAAATTGAACATCCACGTTGGTGGCGGTTACGGCGACAAGGCGTCGGCCATCGAACGGCTGATTGACAACTGGACCCGGGTCCCGAAGCGCATCCGGGATCGCGTTATTTTTGAAAACGACGACAAAACGTATACCGCGGCCGACACCCTTCGTATCTGCCATGAGTTAAGTGTTCCCATGACCCTTGATGTGCATCATCACAACTGCAATCACGAAGAAGGTGTAAACCTGGCAACGATTCTCGGGGGTATCTTCTCCACATGGCTCGACACCGGCCTTCAGCCAATCGTTCACTTCTCATCCCCAAAAAGTGAGAAAGAATTCCGTGCCCACGCTGACGCAATTGACGCAGACGCCCTGTGTTCCTTCTTAGACATAGCTCGAGAACATAACACGGACATCGACGTCATGATCGAAGCAAAACTAAAAGACCAAGCCCTGAAACAATTGATGCGAGACTTGCGGAATCGACCGCATGTGGAAGTTTTAGACGGAGGCACGATAAGGTATCGACCGTAG
- a CDS encoding HelD family protein: MMESSEFDSAPMDKLQEEQAHLLDVLNKIRKQFGPGGATLLEIDDSDDADEALTADEIAEATVEQLKLEKLRNLRIAEREPYFGRLDFCERGGSQCHRMYIGKRGIDDPDTADRMILDWRAPAASMFYSFTGQGEEAGYEAPEGLIQGRVFLKRNIVVRDSELQRVVDSYVHGQSQAAITDEFLLYRLEENKDSRLRDIVSTIQAEQNDIIRADRNLAIIIQGVAGSGKTTVALHRLAYLLYQHQDRMRADRMVIFAPNSMFVDYISEVLPELGVGGIQQTTFANWALRVLDYEVGLQDQSHRLRDWFGLKDERARADAYRDVGTKGSVALMDELHEYLQRFEVEAVPDEDFIPFEGKVLAKDTIEQWYRQDYRNYPLADRRDRVLARVKRWMEISVKESTEADKKSLKRAATAKYRAYEKLWPTLKPLNLYREFLDSHGQLNSDSIYRPKKRGARVEVQVEDLAPLLYIHATLHGVDHRDRFDHVVIDEAQDFSPFQIAVLRAYCPSGSFTILGDLSQSIHTYQGITDWREFADLFEEGESAYYQLDVSYRSTLEIIEFANHIIRRFRQFREAKPVFRSGEQVVVEDIEWKVRLEAAADKLYELKRDANTVALLTRTEEDAHVYHLACLEAGLDAHLIDAKQTEYMGGISIVPIYLAKGLEFDSVLIVDADARHYDESPLSAKLLYVGCTRALHRLCIQYTDELSPLIDASHGQRNSTAS, encoded by the coding sequence ATGATGGAGTCGAGCGAGTTCGATTCTGCCCCTATGGATAAACTTCAGGAGGAACAAGCGCATTTACTGGATGTCCTCAATAAAATCCGCAAGCAATTCGGGCCGGGCGGTGCAACACTCCTCGAAATTGACGATTCCGACGACGCGGATGAAGCGCTGACAGCGGATGAAATTGCGGAAGCCACGGTGGAACAGTTGAAACTCGAGAAACTTCGGAATCTTCGCATTGCCGAGCGAGAACCTTATTTTGGCCGACTAGATTTTTGTGAGCGGGGCGGATCACAGTGCCACCGGATGTACATCGGAAAGCGCGGCATCGACGATCCCGACACTGCAGACCGAATGATCCTCGACTGGCGTGCACCAGCCGCCAGCATGTTTTATTCCTTCACCGGACAGGGAGAGGAAGCAGGTTACGAAGCGCCAGAGGGATTGATTCAAGGACGGGTGTTCCTGAAGCGAAACATTGTCGTTCGCGACAGCGAACTCCAGCGCGTCGTTGACAGCTACGTCCACGGACAAAGCCAAGCGGCCATAACGGACGAGTTTCTTCTCTACAGATTAGAGGAGAATAAGGACAGTCGGCTGCGGGACATCGTTTCCACCATCCAGGCAGAGCAGAACGACATTATTCGCGCCGACAGAAACTTGGCCATCATCATCCAAGGTGTAGCTGGAAGCGGAAAGACAACGGTGGCATTGCACCGGCTCGCCTATTTGTTGTATCAGCATCAGGATCGGATGCGGGCGGATCGGATGGTCATTTTTGCACCGAACTCCATGTTTGTGGACTACATTTCAGAAGTCCTGCCGGAACTCGGCGTTGGCGGGATTCAGCAGACGACGTTTGCCAACTGGGCACTGCGGGTGTTGGATTACGAAGTGGGTCTTCAAGATCAGAGCCATCGCCTGCGCGACTGGTTTGGCTTAAAGGACGAAAGAGCGCGTGCAGATGCGTACCGAGACGTCGGTACAAAGGGCTCTGTGGCCTTGATGGATGAACTTCACGAGTATCTTCAGCGATTCGAAGTAGAGGCTGTGCCGGACGAAGATTTTATACCGTTTGAGGGCAAAGTCCTTGCCAAGGACACGATTGAACAGTGGTACAGGCAAGACTATCGTAACTATCCGTTGGCGGATCGGCGGGATCGAGTACTTGCTCGCGTCAAGCGGTGGATGGAGATTTCCGTAAAAGAAAGCACTGAGGCGGATAAAAAATCACTCAAGCGGGCTGCTACGGCCAAGTATCGGGCATATGAAAAATTGTGGCCCACTCTGAAGCCCCTTAACTTGTACCGAGAATTTCTGGATTCGCACGGACAACTGAATTCCGACAGCATTTATCGTCCGAAAAAGCGCGGCGCTCGCGTTGAAGTTCAAGTCGAAGACTTGGCACCGCTTCTGTACATACATGCAACTCTTCATGGGGTGGATCACCGTGACAGGTTCGATCACGTCGTCATCGACGAAGCCCAAGACTTCTCACCATTTCAAATTGCCGTTCTTCGGGCTTACTGTCCCAGTGGCTCCTTCACTATCCTTGGCGATCTATCGCAAAGCATTCACACATATCAAGGGATAACGGACTGGCGCGAATTTGCAGATCTGTTTGAGGAGGGCGAGTCCGCATACTATCAGTTGGATGTCAGTTACCGATCGACGCTGGAGATTATCGAGTTTGCGAACCATATCATTCGCCGGTTTCGCCAATTCCGCGAAGCCAAACCCGTCTTTCGCAGTGGCGAGCAAGTGGTTGTGGAGGACATCGAGTGGAAAGTTCGGTTGGAAGCCGCTGCCGACAAACTGTATGAGTTAAAACGCGATGCCAACACGGTTGCACTGTTGACTCGCACGGAGGAAGACGCACATGTATACCACCTGGCGTGTCTGGAGGCAGGGCTTGATGCACACCTGATTGACGCCAAACAGACAGAGTATATGGGCGGTATCTCCATCGTCCCCATCTATTTGGCCAAAGGATTGGAGTTTGACTCGGTCCTCATCGTCGACGCGGACGCCCGCCACTACGACGAGTCACCTCTCTCGGCAAAGTTGCTTTACGTAGGGTGTACACGCGCACTTCACCGATTGTGCATCCAGTACACGGACGAGTTGTCGCCCCTTATCGACGCGAGTCATGGACAGCGCAACAGTACTGCGTCGTGA